A genomic stretch from Bacillus sp. E(2018) includes:
- a CDS encoding YggT family protein, which yields MFAVEDVVLTLIQIYYYMIIGYILLSWFPNARESSIGQVIARLVEPYLSPFRKIIPPLGMIDLSPIVALMALHFARFGVSAIAEMIARSL from the coding sequence ATCTTTGCAGTTGAAGACGTAGTACTAACTCTTATTCAGATCTACTATTACATGATTATCGGGTACATACTATTATCTTGGTTTCCGAACGCTCGTGAGTCATCCATCGGTCAAGTGATCGCCAGACTCGTTGAACCATATTTATCTCCTTTTCGAAAGATTATTCCGCCTCTTGGCATGATTGATCTTTCACCAATCGTAGCTTTGATGGCACTGCACTTTGCACGCTTTGGTGTATCGGCGATCGCAGAGATGATAGCTCGCTCACTCTAG
- a CDS encoding cell division protein SepF — MGIKTKFKRFFDLEDDYEYEEEYEEESMPEEEEITPSHTKKGKPNVVSLQSIQQQVKVVLVEPRVYAEAQDIADQLKNRRAVVMNLQRIPHDQAKRIVDFLSGTVYAIGGDIQKLGPNTFLCTPENVDVSGTISEMMEED; from the coding sequence ATGGGAATAAAAACAAAATTCAAGCGTTTTTTTGATTTAGAAGACGACTATGAGTATGAAGAAGAATATGAGGAAGAATCAATGCCAGAAGAAGAGGAAATCACACCTTCTCATACGAAAAAAGGAAAACCGAACGTGGTAAGTCTTCAAAGTATTCAACAACAAGTTAAAGTTGTTCTTGTAGAACCTCGTGTATATGCAGAAGCACAAGATATCGCGGATCAATTAAAGAATCGACGAGCTGTCGTTATGAATTTACAAAGAATTCCGCATGATCAAGCAAAAAGGATCGTAGACTTCTTATCAGGGACTGTTTATGCAATCGGTGGCGACATTCAAAAGTTAGGACCGAATACATTTTTGTGTACTCCTGAAAATGTTGATGTTTCCGGAACAATATCAGAAATGATGGAAGAAGATTAA
- a CDS encoding YggS family pyridoxal phosphate-dependent enzyme, whose amino-acid sequence MGIKENKEHILNEIQKACEKKNRSSKGVNLIAVTKYVSNETTKDAVLAGIEHIGENRIEGLLSKKEFLKNLPVKWHFIGTLQTRKVKDVIEHVDYIHSLDRLSLASEIQKRAEKTISCFVQVNVAEEDSKHGLPVKDVVAFVDKLKDYDRIKVVGLMTMAPFTDDESLIRNVFSTLKQLQLEIQKQEMVHAPCTELSMGMSNDFSIAVEEGATFIRIGTSLVGKEF is encoded by the coding sequence TTGGGTATAAAAGAAAACAAAGAACACATCTTGAATGAAATTCAAAAAGCTTGTGAGAAAAAAAACAGATCTTCAAAGGGCGTTAATTTGATTGCTGTGACGAAATATGTGAGTAATGAAACAACAAAAGATGCTGTTTTAGCAGGTATTGAACATATCGGTGAGAACAGGATAGAAGGCTTGCTATCTAAAAAAGAATTTCTGAAAAATCTACCTGTTAAATGGCATTTTATCGGAACGCTGCAAACTAGAAAAGTAAAAGATGTGATCGAACATGTGGATTATATTCATTCATTAGACCGTTTAAGTTTGGCGAGTGAGATTCAAAAGAGAGCAGAAAAGACGATTTCGTGCTTTGTTCAAGTAAACGTAGCAGAAGAAGATTCCAAACATGGTTTGCCAGTAAAAGATGTGGTCGCTTTTGTCGATAAATTAAAAGACTACGATCGTATTAAGGTTGTCGGACTTATGACTATGGCACCTTTTACTGATGATGAATCCTTAATCAGAAACGTGTTTTCTACATTAAAGCAACTTCAATTGGAAATACAGAAACAAGAGATGGTTCATGCTCCATGTACTGAACTATCTATGGGTATGTCTAACGATTTTTCGATTGCTGTTGAAGAAGGTGCAACATTTATTAGAATAGGGACGAGTTTAGTAGGAAAAGAATTTTAG
- the pgeF gene encoding peptidoglycan editing factor PgeF produces MSTFEQSGKHLAIQSWQKINSKVLAGFTTRQGGNSTMPFHSMNMGFHVNDDPDTVRENRKLFSDEISFPIENWIGSKQVHAEKIVKVSKEDRGLGSLDFETAIPDTDGLYTSEENVLLTSLYADCVPLYFFSPNDNLIGLAHAGWKGTVAKIGPAMVNTWQTKENVDVKTVRAAIGPSIGHCCYEVDDRVIKEVRAALDGDIEDTVYKKNPAGNYQLNLKKLNEILLLKAGVLPENILVSDQCTSCQNDVFFSHRKDRGKTGRMMSYIGRKGD; encoded by the coding sequence ATGAGCACATTTGAACAATCTGGAAAGCATCTTGCAATACAGAGTTGGCAGAAGATAAATTCTAAGGTTCTAGCGGGTTTCACAACACGTCAAGGCGGGAATAGTACAATGCCCTTTCATTCTATGAACATGGGTTTTCATGTGAATGATGATCCAGATACGGTTCGTGAAAACCGCAAATTATTTTCAGATGAAATCAGCTTTCCTATTGAAAATTGGATAGGCTCTAAACAGGTTCATGCTGAAAAAATTGTTAAAGTATCTAAAGAAGACAGAGGTTTAGGTTCTTTAGATTTTGAAACGGCAATTCCTGATACAGATGGCTTATATACATCAGAAGAAAATGTCCTTTTAACGTCACTGTATGCGGACTGTGTTCCTCTCTATTTTTTTTCGCCCAACGATAACTTGATCGGACTCGCACACGCGGGATGGAAGGGAACAGTTGCGAAAATTGGTCCAGCAATGGTCAACACGTGGCAGACTAAAGAGAATGTTGACGTGAAGACGGTACGAGCCGCTATTGGTCCTTCTATAGGGCATTGCTGTTATGAGGTAGATGATCGGGTCATTAAAGAAGTCAGAGCAGCACTAGACGGAGATATTGAAGACACTGTTTATAAGAAGAATCCAGCTGGAAACTATCAATTAAACTTGAAAAAACTAAATGAAATCCTTCTCTTAAAAGCTGGGGTACTGCCTGAAAATATTTTAGTTTCAGATCAATGTACCAGCTGTCAAAACGACGTGTTCTTTTCGCATCGTAAAGACAGGGGCAAGACGGGAAGAATGATGAGTTATATAGGCAGGAAAGGGGATTAA
- a CDS encoding YlmC/YmxH family sporulation protein — protein MNKISDFQVKDVVNVANGKKLGHIADLEINLNTGKIDAIIIPGAGKMLGFFARENDIVIPWRNIVKIGADVILVRHMEASELNEYVKEPFDQLK, from the coding sequence ATGAATAAGATTTCAGATTTTCAAGTGAAAGATGTGGTTAACGTAGCAAATGGGAAAAAGCTCGGTCATATAGCTGATCTTGAAATCAACTTAAATACAGGAAAGATAGATGCGATCATCATCCCTGGAGCTGGAAAGATGCTTGGGTTTTTTGCAAGAGAGAACGACATCGTGATACCTTGGAGAAACATTGTTAAGATCGGTGCAGATGTTATTCTTGTTAGACATATGGAAGCTAGCGAATTAAATGAATATGTTAAAGAACCGTTTGATCAATTGAAATAA
- the sigG gene encoding RNA polymerase sporulation sigma factor SigG: MTRNKVEICGVDTSKLPVLKNPEMRILFDKMHKGDPDARETLVNGNLRLVLSVIQRFNNRGEHVDDLFQVGCIGLMKSIDNFDLGQNVKFSTYAVPMIIGEIRRYLRDNNPIRVSRSLRDIAYKALQVRDQLMNKLSREPTAQQIAEALDVPKEEVVFALDAIQDPVSLFEPIYNDGGDPIFVMDQISDDKAKDMQWIEEIALKEGMRRLNDREKMILTMRFFQGKTQMEVADEIGISQAQVSRLEKAAISQMNKNIQSS, translated from the coding sequence TTGACAAGAAATAAAGTTGAGATTTGCGGAGTTGACACATCAAAGCTTCCTGTTTTAAAAAATCCAGAGATGCGTATTCTTTTTGATAAGATGCATAAAGGTGATCCTGATGCACGCGAAACTTTGGTTAACGGAAACCTCAGACTCGTTCTGAGTGTCATTCAACGGTTCAACAACCGCGGAGAGCATGTAGATGATTTATTTCAAGTAGGGTGTATTGGGCTGATGAAGTCCATAGACAATTTTGATCTAGGTCAGAATGTTAAGTTTTCAACCTATGCAGTTCCGATGATCATTGGTGAGATCCGCCGATATCTTCGAGACAATAATCCGATAAGAGTTTCCAGAAGCTTAAGGGATATCGCATATAAAGCACTGCAAGTTCGAGATCAGCTTATGAACAAACTATCTCGGGAGCCAACCGCACAACAGATTGCAGAAGCTCTAGATGTACCGAAAGAAGAAGTGGTCTTTGCACTTGATGCCATTCAAGATCCAGTTTCACTATTTGAACCGATCTATAATGATGGTGGTGATCCGATCTTTGTGATGGATCAAATCAGCGATGATAAAGCAAAAGACATGCAGTGGATTGAAGAGATTGCTTTAAAAGAAGGAATGCGCCGATTAAATGATAGAGAAAAGATGATCTTAACGATGCGTTTCTTTCAAGGGAAAACGCAAATGGAAGTAGCGGATGAGATCGGTATATCACAGGCACAAGTATCAAGACTTGAGAAAGCAGCGATCTCTCAGATGAATAAAAATATCCAAAGCAGCTAA
- the sigE gene encoding RNA polymerase sporulation sigma factor SigE yields MFNKWRLKMTMYWYKLLFKLGLKSDEIYYIGGNEALPPPLSKEEEAVLLEKLPSGDQAAKSLLIERNLRLVVYIARKFENTGINIEDLISIGTIGLIKAVNTFNPEKKIKLATYASRCIENEILMYLRRNNKTRSEVSFDEPLNVDWDGNELLLSDVLGTEDDIITRRIEANVDRKLLLKALFTLNDREKQIMELRFGLSGGEEKTQKDVADMLGISQSYISRLEKRIIKRLQKEFNKMV; encoded by the coding sequence ATGTTTAATAAGTGGCGTTTAAAAATGACGATGTACTGGTATAAGTTACTATTCAAGTTGGGGCTGAAGTCAGATGAGATTTATTATATTGGTGGCAATGAAGCTTTACCGCCTCCGCTTAGTAAAGAAGAAGAAGCGGTTCTGCTTGAAAAGCTTCCATCTGGTGACCAGGCTGCCAAATCTCTTTTGATCGAAAGAAACCTTCGTTTAGTCGTATACATTGCACGAAAGTTTGAGAATACAGGGATTAATATTGAAGATTTAATCAGTATTGGAACGATCGGCTTGATTAAAGCCGTAAACACGTTTAATCCAGAAAAAAAGATCAAGCTCGCCACTTATGCTTCACGGTGTATCGAGAACGAAATCTTGATGTATTTACGACGTAACAATAAGACACGTTCAGAAGTATCGTTTGATGAACCATTGAATGTGGATTGGGATGGGAATGAACTTTTACTCTCAGATGTTCTAGGTACTGAGGACGACATCATTACACGCAGAATTGAGGCTAATGTTGATCGTAAGCTTTTATTAAAAGCCCTTTTTACATTGAACGATCGTGAAAAACAGATTATGGAACTTCGCTTCGGGCTTTCAGGCGGTGAAGAAAAAACACAAAAAGATGTTGCCGATATGCTCGGAATTTCTCAGTCTTATATTTCAAGGCTGGAAAAAAGGATCATAAAGAGACTTCAAAAAGAATTTAATAAAATGGTTTAG
- the spoIIGA gene encoding sigma-E processing peptidase SpoIIGA — MTLYLDVIWFLNFCIDYVLISLTAYVLKRNASKKRILFASLLASSYVFLVIFPELMLFSQPIMKFILSIFIMIVAFGFKRFKFVMKNIAMFYFVSFVTGGGIFGLHYFMQSDAVIMNGVITTKSSGMGDPVSWLFVVAGVPLLWYFSKKRVDDISVEKMDSNSLVKVTIKIDQILISANGLIDTGNKLYDPISKMPVMILDMNKHGDSFPETIRIAAKDVLAMNTDDNEHPWLNRLRIVPYRAVGHQQFLACIKPDTVEIEKDGVSVASPQCLIGLSWTVLSSEGQFDAIVHPKMYLQHVQAS; from the coding sequence ATGACCCTTTATTTGGATGTCATTTGGTTTCTTAATTTCTGCATTGATTATGTTCTAATCTCTCTGACAGCGTATGTGCTCAAGCGCAATGCATCGAAAAAGAGAATCCTATTCGCTTCGTTATTAGCTTCAAGTTATGTGTTTTTAGTAATCTTTCCAGAACTAATGTTATTTTCGCAGCCAATCATGAAATTTATCTTATCGATTTTTATTATGATTGTGGCGTTTGGCTTTAAGCGATTTAAGTTTGTCATGAAAAATATCGCTATGTTTTATTTTGTTTCTTTTGTAACGGGTGGAGGTATTTTCGGTCTTCATTATTTTATGCAAAGTGATGCAGTGATTATGAATGGAGTTATCACGACAAAAAGTTCAGGGATGGGTGATCCGGTCAGCTGGCTTTTTGTAGTAGCAGGTGTTCCTCTTCTTTGGTACTTTTCAAAGAAAAGAGTAGATGATATTTCTGTGGAAAAAATGGATTCCAACAGTCTTGTCAAAGTTACTATCAAAATAGACCAGATCTTGATATCTGCAAATGGACTTATTGATACCGGTAATAAATTATACGATCCCATTTCTAAAATGCCAGTCATGATTCTTGATATGAACAAACATGGTGATTCTTTTCCGGAAACCATTCGAATTGCTGCCAAAGACGTGCTTGCCATGAATACAGATGATAATGAGCATCCTTGGCTGAACAGACTTCGAATCGTACCGTACCGAGCAGTGGGACATCAACAGTTTTTAGCTTGTATCAAACCAGATACCGTTGAAATTGAAAAGGATGGAGTATCGGTAGCATCTCCGCAGTGTCTCATAGGCTTGAGCTGGACGGTATTATCTAGCGAAGGTCAGTTTGATGCAATCGTTCATCCTAAGATGTACCTACAACATGTACAAGCGTCTTAA
- the ftsZ gene encoding cell division protein FtsZ — MLEFDMNMDQLATIKVIGVGGGGSNAVNRMIEHGVQGVEFICVNTDAQALNLSKAPVKMQIGTKLTRGLGAGANPDIGKKAAEESREQIEEALSGADMVFVTAGMGGGTGTGAAPVVAEIAKDLGALTVGVVTRPFTFEGRKRSTQAVGGISVLKEKVDTLIVIPNDRLLEIVDKNTPMLEAFREADNVLRQGVQGISDLIAVPGLINLDFADVKTIMTERGSALMGIGVGTGENRAAEAAKKAISSPLLETSIDGAKGVLMNITGGANLSLYEVNEAADIVSSASDPEVNMIFGSVINEELKDEILVTVIATGFDETEKMVNNQQRAERPRMQQAPTSNQSHSSQAQSQPQSQSQGQSREESQESRNTSYTNADSDTLDIPTFLRNRSRNRRR, encoded by the coding sequence ATGTTAGAGTTTGATATGAATATGGATCAATTGGCGACAATTAAAGTAATCGGTGTTGGTGGCGGCGGAAGTAACGCTGTTAACCGTATGATCGAACACGGTGTACAAGGTGTAGAATTTATTTGTGTGAATACAGATGCTCAAGCTTTGAATCTATCGAAAGCGCCTGTAAAAATGCAGATCGGAACGAAATTAACAAGAGGACTTGGTGCAGGTGCAAATCCTGATATCGGTAAAAAAGCTGCTGAAGAAAGCCGCGAGCAAATCGAAGAAGCACTTAGCGGTGCTGATATGGTCTTCGTAACAGCTGGTATGGGTGGCGGAACAGGTACTGGTGCAGCACCAGTAGTCGCAGAGATCGCTAAGGATCTTGGCGCTCTTACAGTTGGTGTTGTGACAAGACCGTTCACTTTTGAAGGCCGTAAGCGTTCTACGCAAGCGGTTGGTGGAATCTCTGTATTAAAAGAAAAAGTTGATACATTAATCGTTATACCTAATGATCGACTGTTAGAGATCGTAGATAAAAACACTCCTATGCTTGAAGCTTTCCGTGAAGCGGATAATGTTCTTCGCCAAGGTGTACAAGGTATCTCAGATTTGATCGCTGTACCAGGATTAATCAACCTTGACTTTGCCGATGTAAAAACTATCATGACTGAACGCGGATCTGCACTTATGGGTATTGGTGTAGGGACTGGAGAGAACCGTGCTGCTGAAGCTGCGAAAAAAGCGATTTCATCTCCACTTCTTGAAACATCTATCGATGGCGCAAAAGGTGTATTGATGAATATTACAGGTGGAGCTAATTTAAGCCTTTATGAAGTGAACGAAGCGGCAGATATCGTTTCGTCAGCTTCAGATCCTGAAGTAAACATGATCTTTGGTTCCGTAATCAATGAAGAATTAAAAGATGAGATTCTAGTTACGGTTATCGCAACTGGATTTGATGAAACGGAAAAGATGGTTAACAACCAACAGAGAGCTGAGCGTCCTAGAATGCAACAAGCTCCAACATCTAATCAGTCTCATTCGTCACAAGCTCAATCTCAACCACAAAGCCAGTCTCAAGGGCAATCTCGTGAAGAAAGCCAAGAGTCTAGAAATACTTCTTATACGAATGCTGATTCAGATACGCTTGATATTCCAACGTTCTTGCGTAACCGCAGCCGTAATAGAAGAAGATAA
- the ftsA gene encoding cell division protein FtsA, with translation MNSNEIYVSLDIGTSNIKVIIGEMTSESFNVIGVGHAKSAGIRKGSIVDIDETVRSIRKAVEQAERMLGIPINAVIVGVKGNHIQLQPCHGVVAVSREDREIGDEDIARVIEAAQVMSVPPEREIIDVIPRQFIVDGTDEIIDPRGMLGVRLEMEGTVITGSKTILHNLLRCVERAGLTVADICLEPLATSSIALSRDEMELGVALIDIGGGSTTLSVFDQGTMQLTSVLPVGGDFITKDISIGLRTSAEDAEKIKLKHGHSFVDYASKDETFTVSQIGSSQEQEISQYELSLIIEARMAEIFEMIDDELHQRGYSELPGGFVITGGVAAIPGVLELAQDIFQQNVRVSLPDYIGVREPKFTAGVGLIQFTHKNIKVQGKEVATALADNAGEPLPKKKQQSSQKSGQEKQSGGMKSKVKDWFGLFFE, from the coding sequence ATGAACAGCAATGAAATTTATGTAAGTTTAGACATCGGTACATCCAATATTAAAGTGATCATTGGAGAAATGACTAGTGAGTCCTTTAATGTTATTGGTGTTGGCCATGCAAAATCAGCTGGAATCAGAAAAGGTTCCATTGTAGATATTGACGAAACTGTTCGTTCCATAAGAAAAGCCGTAGAGCAAGCAGAAAGAATGTTAGGTATTCCGATTAATGCTGTAATCGTAGGTGTAAAAGGAAACCATATTCAACTTCAGCCATGCCACGGTGTAGTTGCAGTATCGAGGGAAGACCGAGAAATCGGTGATGAAGACATTGCTAGAGTAATAGAGGCAGCTCAGGTTATGTCAGTGCCTCCAGAACGCGAAATTATAGATGTGATTCCTAGACAATTTATTGTTGACGGTACAGATGAGATTATTGATCCTCGAGGCATGCTAGGTGTTCGCCTTGAGATGGAAGGAACAGTGATAACTGGTTCCAAGACAATCTTACATAATTTATTACGTTGCGTAGAACGAGCTGGACTTACAGTGGCGGACATTTGTTTAGAGCCATTGGCAACATCATCGATTGCACTTTCACGTGATGAAATGGAGCTAGGTGTAGCACTAATCGATATTGGTGGAGGTTCTACTACACTATCTGTTTTTGATCAAGGAACCATGCAGTTAACATCTGTTCTTCCGGTTGGTGGAGACTTTATCACAAAAGATATATCCATCGGATTAAGAACTTCTGCTGAAGATGCAGAAAAGATTAAGCTAAAGCATGGTCATTCTTTTGTGGATTATGCATCAAAAGATGAGACATTTACAGTATCGCAAATTGGATCTTCACAAGAACAAGAAATCTCGCAATACGAACTTTCATTAATTATTGAAGCTCGTATGGCTGAAATATTTGAGATGATTGATGATGAATTGCATCAGCGTGGATATTCCGAACTGCCAGGCGGTTTTGTTATTACAGGCGGAGTTGCTGCAATTCCAGGAGTACTTGAACTCGCCCAAGATATCTTCCAACAGAACGTACGTGTTTCCTTGCCGGATTATATCGGGGTTAGAGAACCGAAATTTACAGCAGGTGTTGGGTTAATCCAATTCACTCACAAAAATATTAAAGTTCAAGGAAAAGAAGTTGCCACTGCGTTAGCTGATAACGCTGGAGAACCTTTACCTAAAAAGAAACAACAATCCAGCCAAAAATCGGGACAAGAAAAACAATCCGGTGGCATGAAATCAAAAGTCAAAGACTGGTTTGGTTTATTTTTTGAATAA
- a CDS encoding small basic family protein, which translates to MWLPVLGLLLGLLLGFMSDIRVPPEYANYLSIAVLAALDTLFGGIRAHLQGSFEDKVFITGFFFNILLAAGLAYLGVHLGIDLYLAAIFAFGVRLFNNIAVIRRLIISKWSDSRKKA; encoded by the coding sequence ATGTGGTTGCCGGTACTTGGACTGCTTTTAGGTCTACTATTAGGTTTCATGTCTGATATCCGGGTCCCTCCAGAATATGCAAACTATTTATCGATTGCTGTCTTAGCTGCACTAGATACCTTATTCGGTGGTATACGTGCACATCTTCAAGGCAGTTTTGAAGATAAAGTTTTCATAACAGGTTTTTTCTTTAACATTTTATTGGCTGCAGGACTCGCATACTTAGGTGTACACCTTGGAATCGATCTGTATCTAGCTGCAATTTTTGCATTTGGTGTTAGGTTGTTTAATAATATCGCAGTTATTAGACGCTTAATTATTTCCAAATGGTCAGATTCGCGCAAAAAGGCCTAA
- a CDS encoding DUF881 domain-containing protein: MKERQFMFATIALILGGMLAIQFETTNNPVVRDTRDLWELRADLEKEKQRQQELNEEFERYSELLNQYKGEGKDEKIQAMEKALWDLKKQAGLTTISGQGIVITIEPFSEELIGVGQPIPKIDPDMLRRLVNELNRYDAKEISIDGQRVVSKTPIREVNGNIYINNEPVSSFPIEIRVLAKDNEKLHQKIIASPAVEEFIRENFLVESKQTAKVILPAFDKDMKVKFMKPAKEET, from the coding sequence TTGAAGGAAAGACAATTCATGTTCGCAACAATTGCCCTCATACTTGGCGGAATGCTGGCGATCCAATTTGAGACCACAAACAATCCTGTTGTTCGGGATACGAGAGATCTATGGGAATTAAGAGCTGATTTGGAAAAAGAAAAACAGCGTCAGCAGGAGCTTAATGAGGAATTTGAACGCTATAGTGAACTTCTTAACCAATACAAAGGTGAAGGTAAGGATGAAAAAATCCAAGCAATGGAAAAAGCGCTATGGGATTTAAAAAAACAGGCAGGATTAACGACGATTAGCGGACAAGGAATCGTAATAACGATCGAACCTTTTAGTGAAGAGCTAATTGGAGTAGGTCAACCTATTCCTAAAATAGATCCCGATATGCTTAGAAGACTTGTAAACGAACTAAACCGATATGATGCGAAGGAGATCAGTATAGATGGTCAACGCGTCGTATCTAAAACCCCGATCCGGGAAGTGAATGGAAACATTTACATAAACAATGAGCCTGTTTCTTCATTTCCGATTGAAATCAGAGTTTTGGCAAAAGACAATGAAAAACTTCATCAGAAGATCATTGCTTCACCAGCTGTCGAGGAGTTTATTCGAGAAAATTTTCTTGTCGAATCCAAACAAACAGCTAAAGTTATTTTGCCAGCTTTCGATAAAGATATGAAGGTGAAGTTTATGAAACCGGCAAAGGAGGAAACGTAA
- a CDS encoding DUF881 domain-containing protein, producing MRKIKGTHLFLSLILLVTGFILSFSYQRAQIEKQNVVQNNEWKKEDSLRSQILNLQKANRELAGDLQGLQQNVEKKENKLADQEEISSKLVEDLKELRMVVGNVKVKGEGVEVTLQDSSYIPEGENPNDYIVHEEHIRSVIDELHVSGAEAIAINGQRISHDTYIACIGPVVSVDGNQYPAPFVITAIGNSTTLEKSLNLYIVDKIVNDGVEVRVEQESAIEMEPFITEEG from the coding sequence ATGAGAAAAATTAAAGGGACGCACCTTTTCCTATCTTTAATCCTACTCGTTACCGGGTTTATATTATCTTTCTCCTATCAGAGAGCGCAGATTGAAAAGCAAAATGTTGTGCAGAACAATGAATGGAAAAAAGAAGATTCATTGCGAAGCCAAATATTAAATCTTCAAAAAGCGAATAGAGAATTAGCAGGTGATCTTCAAGGACTGCAGCAAAATGTTGAGAAGAAAGAAAATAAGCTGGCAGACCAAGAGGAGATATCTTCTAAACTAGTAGAAGACTTAAAAGAACTCAGAATGGTAGTAGGAAACGTAAAGGTGAAAGGGGAGGGGGTAGAAGTTACTCTACAAGATTCCTCTTATATACCAGAAGGGGAGAACCCTAACGATTATATTGTTCATGAAGAACATATAAGAAGCGTCATTGATGAACTTCACGTATCTGGCGCAGAGGCAATAGCGATAAATGGTCAAAGAATCTCTCACGATACGTATATCGCTTGTATCGGTCCTGTTGTTTCTGTGGATGGTAACCAATATCCTGCACCCTTTGTTATTACGGCAATCGGGAATTCCACAACCCTAGAGAAATCTTTGAACCTATATATCGTCGATAAAATTGTTAATGATGGTGTTGAAGTAAGAGTGGAGCAAGAAAGCGCGATCGAGATGGAGCCATTTATTACAGAAGAGGGATGA
- a CDS encoding FtsQ-type POTRA domain-containing protein produces the protein MDKVKVVKIEDRIPKLKEHRKQKANRRLIYYLSFFFLLLLIVVYFQSDLSHVKKITVSGNYFVTDNEILEKSKISTETKYLNVSEDEIMERLEDISEVSSVSIQKKFFNQVVIKVSEYQRVGYFRKENVYYPMLQNGKMLEPLKKNERPVNAPVIVSWKDPEQLEMMAQELQKLPEGIIHRISEITHTPSTNNSNQLTLFMTDGNKVVTTISKFSERLTAYPSLVSELKPEEKGTFFLGISTRFERYNQVEESNEKN, from the coding sequence ATGGACAAGGTAAAGGTTGTCAAAATTGAGGACCGAATTCCGAAGCTGAAAGAACATCGCAAACAAAAAGCAAATCGTCGTCTTATATATTACTTGTCCTTTTTCTTCCTGTTATTGTTGATCGTCGTTTATTTTCAATCAGATCTTAGTCATGTGAAGAAAATTACCGTTTCTGGCAACTATTTTGTAACCGACAATGAGATTCTTGAAAAAAGTAAAATTTCTACAGAAACAAAGTATTTAAATGTATCTGAAGATGAAATTATGGAGCGGCTCGAAGATATTTCAGAGGTTAGTTCCGTATCCATCCAAAAGAAATTTTTTAACCAAGTTGTAATTAAAGTGAGTGAATATCAACGAGTCGGGTATTTCAGAAAAGAGAACGTATATTACCCGATGCTTCAGAACGGAAAGATGCTAGAACCGCTAAAGAAAAATGAGCGGCCTGTAAACGCACCTGTAATTGTAAGCTGGAAGGATCCAGAACAATTAGAGATGATGGCACAGGAACTGCAAAAACTACCTGAAGGAATCATTCATCGTATATCTGAGATCACACATACACCATCAACCAACAATTCAAATCAACTAACGTTGTTTATGACGGATGGAAACAAAGTGGTGACAACGATCTCTAAGTTCTCAGAAAGGCTGACTGCTTATCCATCTTTAGTAAGCGAGCTAAAGCCTGAGGAAAAAGGAACGTTCTTTTTAGGAATCAGCACACGTTTTGAACGATACAACCAAGTGGAGGAAAGTAATGAGAAAAATTAA